In one window of Posidoniimonas corsicana DNA:
- the smc gene encoding chromosome segregation protein SMC: MLKALELCGFKSFADKTRLDFHAGVTCVVGPNGSGKSNVVDAIKWVTGTQSAKSLRGKEMTDVIFNGASGRKPMNAAEVTLEFDNSTNLFDLQAPVARITRRVYRSGEGEYLINGAPSRLRDIRALLAGTGVGAESYSIIEQGRVDAMLRASPKDRRAIFEEAAGVSRFRLKKHEAAKRLARVEQNLLRLSDIVDEVEGRLRRVKKQAGRAQRYRDSAERLKHLRTVLGMADWRTLAAREERLRRDINELSQETDGGADTLEQAEAELQRLDAQGQQAASAAADADRRLTSVRERMGAARATLQAQASRIDELHDELAHKRNRLVGILAETRDHDPADAVGLSQQLAVAQQAFTSLTDELADLEGQREEADQALTAARVAAAEAAESAAAAESDAEANATQSSQLRDELAALARRLEKATAERDQLDQQLSDATRQQQQADEQAAAAQQALQQHDAAHAEQQTLTDQLRSRHADEQKQAAAGEARLVSLRHQIEAIEQLETDLDSLRTGVAAHDGESRWSVQGIVADLLHVDYDSAPMVEAALGERAHHLVVDSGAELLAELAAGVSRLARRTSLERLDSLPTASVVDRVDLSNEPGVMGRADQFVEFEPAHASLVRRLLGRVWFVDTLATAERLANGPGRGLSFVTYSGESITSDGVISVGPRDESRGLLTRKTRGDDLRAELAETESALAAAAHAAEELAEQIQQSQAAEREALRRRNQAAESSAEARHASRRFQERIESLDQKRQKRVAEAEAVQRERDELDAQLLRVSEQTEALATRRAELAERLAQAGEEQRGAAERLEQLEQRLVERRVEFARAEQRAEILQSQHAQTTGPQTDRQRAREEAFADVRELRTRIEEHELRLLAAQAGLNLLTLQSESLTVTRNRVHAELAAVNERRRLIDRAVRQRREQIDQFQSQRQRHEIELAEVRHEQAALSARMRDDYGIDLTEAPLDQAAPEEVEDRDAIEREIATLRDNVREVGAVNLESIEELDDLEARFNELSAQYNDLSDAKNSLERLTQRINVETRKMFLATVEAVRGEFRELFRQLFGGGEADIVLVDADGNDPLDAGVEIAAQPPGKELSSISLLSGGEKTMTCVALLLSLFRSKPSPFCVLDEVDAALDEANIGRFTGVLREFLSSTQFIVITHSKKTMTDANTMYGITMQESGVSKQVAVRFEEVDEEGNIRPEKVMGGERKAA; the protein is encoded by the coding sequence ATGCTCAAAGCCCTCGAACTCTGCGGATTCAAGAGCTTTGCGGACAAGACGCGGCTCGACTTCCACGCCGGCGTGACCTGCGTAGTGGGGCCCAACGGGTCGGGCAAGTCGAACGTGGTGGACGCCATCAAGTGGGTCACCGGCACGCAGAGCGCCAAGTCGCTCCGCGGCAAGGAGATGACCGACGTCATCTTCAACGGCGCGTCCGGCCGCAAGCCGATGAACGCCGCCGAGGTGACCCTCGAGTTCGACAACTCCACCAACCTGTTCGACCTGCAAGCGCCGGTCGCGCGGATCACGCGCCGCGTCTACCGCAGCGGCGAGGGCGAGTACCTGATCAACGGCGCGCCGAGCCGCCTCCGCGACATCCGCGCGCTGCTCGCCGGCACCGGCGTCGGCGCCGAGTCGTACAGCATCATCGAGCAGGGCCGCGTCGACGCGATGCTCCGCGCGTCGCCCAAGGACCGCCGGGCCATCTTCGAGGAGGCCGCCGGCGTCAGCCGCTTTCGCCTCAAGAAGCACGAGGCCGCCAAACGCCTCGCCCGGGTGGAGCAGAACCTGCTGCGGCTGTCGGACATCGTCGACGAGGTCGAGGGCCGCCTCCGCCGCGTTAAGAAGCAGGCCGGCCGCGCGCAGCGGTACCGCGACTCGGCCGAGCGGCTGAAGCACCTCCGCACGGTGCTCGGCATGGCCGACTGGCGGACGCTCGCCGCCCGCGAAGAGCGGCTGCGCCGCGACATCAACGAGCTCTCCCAGGAGACCGACGGCGGCGCCGACACGCTCGAGCAGGCCGAGGCGGAGCTGCAGCGGCTCGACGCGCAAGGCCAGCAAGCCGCGTCTGCCGCCGCCGACGCCGACCGCCGGCTCACCTCCGTCCGCGAGCGGATGGGCGCCGCGCGGGCCACCCTCCAGGCGCAGGCGAGCCGCATCGACGAGCTGCACGACGAGCTCGCCCACAAACGGAACCGCCTGGTCGGCATCCTCGCCGAAACCCGCGACCACGACCCCGCCGACGCGGTCGGCCTCAGCCAGCAGCTCGCCGTGGCGCAGCAGGCGTTCACCTCTTTGACCGATGAGCTCGCCGACCTGGAAGGGCAGCGCGAAGAGGCCGACCAGGCGCTGACCGCCGCCCGCGTCGCCGCGGCCGAGGCCGCCGAATCCGCCGCCGCCGCCGAGTCGGATGCCGAGGCCAACGCCACCCAATCCAGCCAGCTCCGCGACGAGCTCGCCGCGCTCGCCCGCCGACTCGAGAAAGCGACCGCCGAGCGGGACCAGCTCGACCAGCAGCTCTCCGACGCGACCCGCCAGCAGCAGCAGGCCGACGAGCAGGCCGCCGCCGCGCAGCAAGCGCTCCAGCAGCACGACGCCGCACACGCCGAGCAGCAGACGCTCACCGACCAGCTCCGCAGCCGGCACGCGGACGAGCAGAAGCAGGCGGCCGCCGGCGAGGCGCGGCTGGTCAGCCTCCGCCACCAGATCGAGGCGATCGAGCAGCTAGAAACCGACCTCGACTCGCTCCGCACCGGCGTGGCCGCGCACGACGGCGAGTCCCGCTGGAGCGTGCAGGGGATCGTGGCCGACCTGCTGCACGTCGACTACGACTCGGCGCCCATGGTCGAGGCGGCGCTCGGCGAGCGGGCCCACCACCTGGTAGTTGATTCCGGCGCCGAGCTGCTGGCCGAGCTCGCGGCGGGCGTCAGCCGGCTGGCGCGACGCACCTCTCTCGAGCGGCTCGACTCGCTCCCCACGGCCAGCGTCGTCGACCGCGTCGACCTGTCCAATGAGCCCGGCGTGATGGGCCGCGCCGACCAGTTCGTGGAGTTCGAACCTGCGCACGCGTCGCTGGTCAGGCGGCTGCTCGGCCGCGTCTGGTTTGTCGACACTCTCGCCACCGCCGAGCGGCTGGCCAACGGCCCCGGCCGCGGGCTCAGCTTCGTCACCTACAGCGGCGAGTCGATCACCTCCGACGGCGTGATCTCCGTCGGCCCGCGCGACGAGTCCCGCGGGCTGCTAACGCGCAAGACCCGCGGCGACGACCTCCGCGCGGAGCTCGCCGAGACCGAGTCGGCGCTCGCGGCCGCGGCCCACGCGGCAGAGGAGCTCGCCGAGCAGATCCAGCAGAGCCAGGCCGCCGAACGCGAGGCCCTGCGGCGCCGCAACCAGGCCGCCGAGTCGAGCGCCGAAGCCCGGCACGCGTCGCGACGCTTCCAGGAGCGGATCGAGTCGCTCGACCAGAAGCGGCAGAAGCGCGTCGCGGAAGCCGAAGCCGTCCAGCGTGAGCGTGACGAGCTCGACGCCCAGCTCCTCCGCGTTAGCGAGCAGACCGAAGCGCTCGCCACCCGCCGCGCCGAGCTGGCGGAGCGGCTCGCCCAGGCGGGCGAGGAGCAACGCGGCGCGGCCGAACGGCTCGAGCAGCTCGAGCAACGCCTGGTCGAACGCCGGGTGGAGTTCGCCCGCGCGGAGCAGCGCGCCGAGATCCTGCAGTCGCAGCACGCCCAGACGACCGGTCCGCAGACCGACCGCCAACGCGCCCGCGAGGAGGCGTTCGCCGACGTCCGCGAGCTCCGCACTCGCATCGAGGAACACGAGCTGCGGCTGCTGGCCGCGCAGGCCGGGCTGAACCTGCTGACGCTGCAGTCCGAGTCGCTGACCGTCACGCGCAACCGCGTGCACGCCGAGCTGGCCGCCGTCAACGAGCGGCGGCGGCTGATCGACCGCGCCGTGCGGCAGCGTCGCGAGCAGATCGACCAGTTCCAGTCGCAGCGGCAGCGGCACGAGATCGAGCTGGCCGAGGTGCGGCACGAGCAGGCCGCGCTGTCCGCCCGCATGCGGGACGACTACGGCATCGACCTGACGGAGGCGCCGCTCGACCAGGCCGCGCCCGAGGAGGTCGAGGACCGCGACGCCATCGAGCGGGAGATCGCCACGCTCCGCGACAACGTGCGCGAGGTGGGGGCGGTGAACCTCGAGTCGATCGAGGAGCTCGACGACCTGGAGGCCCGGTTCAACGAGCTGTCCGCCCAGTACAACGACCTCTCCGACGCGAAGAACTCGCTGGAGCGGCTCACGCAGCGGATCAACGTCGAAACCCGCAAGATGTTCCTGGCCACGGTCGAGGCGGTCCGCGGCGAGTTCCGCGAGCTGTTCCGCCAGCTGTTCGGCGGCGGCGAGGCGGACATCGTGCTGGTCGACGCCGACGGCAACGACCCGCTGGACGCCGGCGTCGAGATCGCCGCCCAGCCGCCCGGCAAGGAGCTCAGCAGCATCTCGCTGCTGTCGGGCGGCGAGAAGACCATGACCTGCGTCGCGCTGCTCTTGTCGCTGTTCCGCAGCAAGCCGAGCCCGTTCTGCGTGCTCGACGAGGTCGACGCCGCGCTCGACGAGGCCAACATCGGCCGCTTCACCGGCGTGCTCCGCGAGTTCCTCTCGTCCACACAGTTCATCGTGATCACGCACTCCAAGAAGACGATGACCGACGCCAACACCATGTACGGCATCACCATGCAGGAGTCCGGCGTGTCGAAGCAGGTCGCGGTCCGCTTCGAGGAGGTCGACGAAGAGGGCAACATCCGGCCCGAGAAGGTGATGGGCGGCGAGCGGAAGGCTGCCTAG